A part of Chloroflexota bacterium genomic DNA contains:
- a CDS encoding extracellular solute-binding protein produces MSHHRRDRLLISILACLALVVSTLVGCDVPFGRSDRPSSRPTTLPPSTPTPGEVIRQSTPPATTPTPSSSRRPVRSLVWWTPEDHAPGPFSDSPAAQVLQEQLQAFSQQTGEPNVHVVLKKPFGKGGILDFLRTASAAAPSVLPDLVTIHSDELAIAARAGLLHPLDSLVSDEIRNDLFPFAQQAGQIGDELFGLQWDADVEHMAYDSRVIATPPKTWEELLSSQVTYAIPGAMEEGRVNDHFLIQYLGAGGRFDPAADPPVDALALRRVLEFLATARQSDRIPELVLALPDTSACWAALLDGEVQMAQVRASQFMSTRPQAGWVRYATTPTWDGRTVTISHGWMLAITAREPERREAAARLIAWLLQPEHMGTWTLASHRLPTRRAALALWDEEDPYVSFVRWQLEAAQPRPHYEAFTAISRALQWAEREVITGRTTPEQAVTEVLAEITP; encoded by the coding sequence GTGAGCCACCATCGGCGTGATCGACTTCTAATCTCGATCCTCGCGTGCCTGGCACTCGTCGTCTCGACGTTGGTGGGTTGCGACGTGCCCTTCGGCCGATCCGATCGGCCCTCATCACGTCCCACCACCCTCCCTCCGTCCACCCCCACCCCGGGCGAGGTCATCCGGCAGTCGACGCCGCCCGCGACCACGCCCACACCGTCGTCGTCCCGCCGCCCCGTCCGATCGCTGGTCTGGTGGACCCCGGAGGACCACGCGCCGGGGCCTTTCTCGGACTCGCCCGCCGCTCAGGTGCTCCAGGAGCAACTCCAGGCCTTCTCCCAGCAGACGGGGGAGCCGAACGTGCACGTGGTCCTGAAGAAGCCCTTCGGCAAGGGCGGCATCTTGGACTTCCTGCGCACGGCCTCCGCGGCCGCGCCCTCCGTGCTGCCCGACCTGGTCACCATCCACAGCGATGAGCTGGCCATCGCCGCCCGGGCGGGGCTGCTGCACCCCCTGGATTCCCTCGTGTCCGACGAGATCCGAAACGATCTGTTTCCCTTCGCACAGCAGGCGGGACAGATCGGCGATGAGCTCTTCGGCCTCCAGTGGGACGCCGACGTCGAGCACATGGCCTACGACAGCCGCGTGATCGCCACACCGCCCAAGACGTGGGAGGAGCTCCTCTCCAGCCAGGTCACCTATGCGATCCCCGGGGCGATGGAGGAAGGGCGGGTGAACGATCACTTCCTGATCCAATACCTGGGGGCGGGAGGCCGCTTCGACCCGGCCGCAGATCCCCCGGTAGATGCCCTCGCGCTGCGCCGCGTGCTGGAATTCCTGGCGACCGCTCGACAAAGCGATCGCATCCCGGAGCTCGTGCTGGCACTGCCAGACACGAGCGCGTGCTGGGCAGCTCTGCTGGACGGCGAGGTCCAGATGGCCCAAGTACGCGCCTCACAGTTCATGAGCACCCGGCCCCAGGCCGGATGGGTGAGATACGCCACCACGCCGACGTGGGACGGCCGAACCGTGACCATCAGCCATGGGTGGATGCTGGCCATCACCGCCCGAGAGCCGGAACGCCGGGAAGCGGCCGCCCGGCTGATCGCTTGGCTCCTGCAGCCGGAGCACATGGGAACCTGGACGCTGGCCAGTCATCGGCTGCCCACCCGTCGCGCCGCCCTGGCGCTCTGGGACGAGGAGGACCCTTACGTCTCCTTCGTCCGCTGGCAACTGGAGGCCGCCCAACCCCGCCCGCACTACGAGGCCTTCACCGCCATCTCCCGCGCGCTGCAGTGGGCGGAACGAGAGGTCATCACCGGCCGCACCACGCCCGAACAGGCGGTCACAGAGGTGCTCGCGGAGATCACCCCATGA
- a CDS encoding protein jag yields MTEASDQIFTGKNVEAAIEAGLAALGLRRDQVEVEVIHPGSRGLLGIGAQDARVRLIPIQQEQAPEPQEQAPEPVEESPPEEIAAPEEEPIATPAEAEEILAEAGELLQGLLDRMGIRAKVRGYQGEKQEEQQEAPLILNIEGDDLGILIGRRGDTLAALQYIVRLMVNHRRRRWVNIVVDVEEYKTRRERQLRQLALRMAERVVRTGKPVRLEPMPARERRIIHLALRDHPDVITQSIGEGEHRRVTIRAR; encoded by the coding sequence ATGACAGAAGCATCCGATCAAATCTTCACCGGGAAGAATGTGGAAGCTGCGATCGAGGCTGGCCTGGCCGCTCTAGGTTTGCGACGCGACCAGGTAGAGGTCGAGGTGATCCATCCGGGCAGTCGCGGGCTTCTGGGGATCGGAGCCCAGGATGCCCGAGTGCGGCTGATCCCCATTCAGCAGGAACAGGCCCCAGAGCCGCAGGAGCAGGCTCCGGAGCCTGTGGAGGAATCGCCCCCCGAGGAGATCGCGGCGCCAGAGGAGGAGCCCATCGCGACCCCGGCCGAGGCGGAGGAGATCCTGGCCGAGGCCGGCGAGTTGCTCCAGGGCTTACTGGACCGCATGGGTATCCGGGCAAAGGTACGCGGCTATCAGGGGGAGAAGCAAGAAGAACAACAGGAGGCCCCCCTGATCCTGAACATCGAGGGGGATGACCTGGGCATCCTCATCGGAAGACGCGGGGACACCCTGGCGGCCCTGCAGTACATCGTCCGGCTGATGGTGAACCATCGCCGGCGCCGCTGGGTGAATATCGTAGTGGATGTGGAGGAATACAAGACGCGCCGAGAGCGGCAGCTACGTCAACTGGCCCTGCGCATGGCCGAGCGAGTCGTCCGCACGGGGAAGCCGGTCCGCCTGGAGCCCATGCCCGCTCGCGAACGTCGCATCATCCACCTGGCGCTACGAGACCACCCAGACGTCATCACGCAAAGCATCGGGGAAGGCGAACATCGCAGGGTGACCATCCGAGCCCGCTAA
- a CDS encoding YidC/Oxa1 family membrane protein insertase, whose amino-acid sequence MKNSNPTSRSRYTRLLLILLLIGIALLLAGCGVQRGPIDPNEPPKGLWQTLIVFPLTNALIFLNDIISGLGIPYSYGFAIILFTIIIKILTLPLTLTQLRSMKATQELQPKLQELQKKYGKDRERLAQAQMELYKEAGINPLGGCLPLLVQMPILFGLYAALYRLAGLGLLTNQRFFVIPDLSFPTPDQGISWIMRFISEGRYGDLLGFMVLPVLFLISQIVMQKMSQTTTPSDPQQSFTNQMMLLMPIMFTYFTLTLPSGLSLYWVTSNILQIVQQYFVTGWGGWKAPSTQEDQDREKAEGASPADVQPESAPAKSRSTKRSRRSRRKRK is encoded by the coding sequence ATGAAGAACTCCAACCCAACATCCAGATCGCGATATACACGCCTGCTCCTTATCCTGTTGCTCATCGGCATCGCGTTGCTGCTCGCAGGATGCGGTGTCCAAAGGGGCCCCATCGACCCCAACGAGCCCCCAAAGGGATTGTGGCAGACGCTCATCGTCTTTCCCTTGACCAATGCGCTCATCTTCCTCAACGACATCATCAGCGGTCTGGGCATCCCATACAGCTACGGCTTCGCCATCATCCTGTTCACGATCATCATCAAGATCCTCACGCTGCCGCTGACGCTCACGCAGCTGCGCTCCATGAAGGCCACCCAGGAGCTCCAACCTAAACTGCAGGAGCTCCAGAAGAAATATGGTAAGGATCGTGAACGTCTGGCGCAAGCCCAAATGGAGCTGTATAAAGAGGCGGGTATCAACCCTCTGGGAGGCTGCCTCCCCCTGCTGGTCCAGATGCCCATTCTGTTCGGCCTGTACGCCGCGCTGTACCGGCTGGCCGGCCTGGGGCTGCTCACCAATCAGCGGTTCTTCGTGATCCCCGACCTGTCGTTCCCCACGCCGGATCAGGGCATCAGCTGGATCATGCGCTTCATCAGCGAGGGACGATACGGGGACTTGCTGGGCTTCATGGTGCTACCCGTCCTCTTCCTGATCTCCCAGATCGTCATGCAGAAGATGTCGCAGACGACCACGCCCAGCGACCCGCAACAATCGTTCACCAACCAGATGATGTTGCTCATGCCCATCATGTTCACCTACTTCACCCTGACGCTGCCCTCCGGGCTGAGCCTGTATTGGGTCACTTCCAACATCCTCCAGATCGTCCAGCAGTACTTCGTCACCGGATGGGGGGGCTGGAAGGCGCCCTCCACGCAGGAGGATCAGGATCGGGAGAAAGCGGAGGGGGCATCCCCCGCGGACGTCCAGCCAGAAAGCGCACCGGCGAAATCTCGTAGCACCAAGCGCTCTCGACGCAGTCGTCGCAAAAGGAAATAG